A stretch of the Meles meles chromosome 19, mMelMel3.1 paternal haplotype, whole genome shotgun sequence genome encodes the following:
- the PDP2 gene encoding pyruvate dehydrogenase [acetyl-transferring]-phosphatase 2, mitochondrial, with translation MPSTLPFWILKNSARSGIATLQGGKRLYSRWASNGNEARWRLFSHLPGTRKSSVPCSGFALQKASRHTSTEEDDFQLQLSPQQVNEVLRAGESAHKILDLVSGVPNSVLRFESNQLAANSPVEDRRGIATCLQTNGLMFGIFDGHGGHACAQAVSERLFYYVAVSLMSQQTLERMEGAVESMKPLLPILHWLKRPGDSIYKDVTSVHLDHLRVYWQELLDLHMEMGLNIKEALTHSFQRLDSDISLEVQAPLEDEMTRNLSLQVAFSGATACMAHVDGVHLHVANAGDCRAILGVQEDNGMWSCLPLTCDHNAWNPAELSRLKREHPESEDRTVIVDHRLLGVLMPCRAFGDVQLKWSKELQHSVLERGFDTEALNIYQFTPPHYYTPPYLTAKPEVTYHRLRPQDKFLVLASDGLWDVLGNEEVVRLVVEHLAEAGRHKPDLAQRPANLGLMQSLLLQRKAQGLHAADQNAATRLIRHAIGTNEYGEMEPERLSAMLTLPEDLARMYRDDITVTVVYFNSDSIDAYYRGG, from the coding sequence ATGCCAAGTACTTTGCCATTCTGGATCTTAAAAAATTCTGCAAGGAGCGGCATTGCCACGTTACAGGGGGGCAAACGTTTATATTCAAGGTGGGCCTCAAATGGAAATGAAGCAAGATGGAGACTCTTTTCCCACCTACCAGGCACCAGAAAAAGCAGTGTCCCGTGCAGTGGCTTCGCTCTGCAGAAAGCCTCCAGACACACATCAACAGAGGAAGATGACTTTCAGTTGCAGCTCAGCCCTCAGCAGGTAAATGAAGTGCTGCGAGCCGGCGAGTCAGCCCACAAGATTCTTGACCTTGTCAGTGGAGTCCCAAATTCGGTGTTACGGTTTGAGAGCAACCAGCTGGCTGCCAATTCCCCGGTGGAAGACCGTCGAGGTATCGCTACCTGCCTGCAGACCAATGGTCTGATGTTTGGCATCTTTGATGGACACGGTGGCCATGCGTGTGCTCAAGCAGTGAGTGAGAGGCTCTTCTACTATGTGGCCGTGTCACTGATGTCCCAGCAGACCCTGGAGCGGATGGAGGGAGCTGTGGAAAGCATGAAGCCCCTGCTGCCCATCCTGCATTGGCTCAAGCGCCCAGGGGACAGTATCTACAAGGATGTCACGTCCGTGCACCTCGATCACCTCCGTGTCTACTGGCAGGAGCTGCTTGACCTGCACATGGAAATGGGACTCAACATTAAGGAAGCATTAACACATTCCTTCCAGAGACTGGATTCTGACATCTCGCTGGAAGTCCAGGCCCCCCTGGAAGATGAGATGACAAGGAACCTTTCACTCCAGGTCGCCTTCTCTGGGGCAACAGCTTGCATGGCCCACGTGGATGGAGTTCACTTGCATGTGGCAAACGCTGGTGACTGTCGGGCCATCCTTGGGGTCCAGGAGGACAATGGCATGTGGTCTTGTCTACCCCTCACCTGCGACCATAATGCCTGGAACCCGGCCGAGCTGTCGCGGCTGAAGAGGGAGCACCCTGAATCAGAGGACAGGACGGTCATCGTGGACCACAGGCTGCTGGGCGTCCTCATGCCCTGCAGGGCCTTTGGGGATGTCCAGCTGAAGTGGAGTAAAGAGCTGCAGCACAGTGTCCTGGAGAGGGGCTTTGATACCGAGGCCCTCAATATTTACCAGTTCACCCCCCCACACTACTATACTCCCCCCTACCTGACTGCCAAGCCTGAGGTCACCTACCACCGGCTGAGACCCCAGGATAAGTTCCTCGTGCTGGCCTCGGATGGTCTGTGGGACGTGCTGGGCAACGAGGAagtggtgaggctggtggtggagCACCTGGCCGAAGCGGGTCGGCACAAGCCAGACCTGGCCCAGAGACCTGCCAACCTGGGACTCATGCAGAGCCTGCTGCTGCAGAGGAAAGCCCAGGGGCTCCACGCAGCCGACCAAAACGCGGCCACACGTCTGATCAGACACGCCATAGGGACCAATGAGTATGGGGAGATGGAGCCTGAGCGGCTTTCAGCGATGCTGACGTTGCCAGAGGACTTGGCGAGGATGTACAGGGATGACATCACTGTCACGGTGGTGTATTTTAACTCAGACTCAATAGATGCCTATTACAGGGGGGGTTGA